From Triticum aestivum cultivar Chinese Spring chromosome 4A, IWGSC CS RefSeq v2.1, whole genome shotgun sequence, a single genomic window includes:
- the LOC123088511 gene encoding guanine nucleotide-binding protein subunit gamma 3: MAAPRPKSPLDPCGRRRLQLAVDALHRQISFLEGEISSIEGLHAASICCKEVDEFIGKNADPFITISSEKGNADQSHRSPKKIRTRWACLSCFPWICGGGCSAVQLKGPSCCCGCPRCCAGSGGCGGGGPSCGCSCSCAGCSSSCACPACAGCGPACCGGVPRPRCCLCS, from the exons ATGGCGGCGCCCAGGCCCAAGTCCCCGCTCGACCCCTGCGGCCGCCGCCGGCTGCAGCTCGCCGTCGACGCGCTCCACCGCCAGATCAGCTTCCTCGAG GGGGAGATCAGTTCCATTGAAGGGCTCCATGCTGCCTCCATATGCTGCAAAGA GGTCGATGAGTTCATAGGAAAGAATGCCGATCCATTCATAACGAT TTCATCTGAGAAGGGGAACGCCGATCAATCTCATCGCTCCCCAAAGAAGATTCG AACCCGGTGGGCGTGTTTGAGCTGCTTCCCGTGGATCTGCGGCGGCGGGTGCTCTGCCGTCCAGCTCAAGGGGCCGAGCTGCTGCTGCGGATGCCCCCGCTGCTGCGCGGGGAgcgggggctgcggcggcggcgggccctcGTGTGGCTGCTCGTGCTCCTGCGCCGGCTGCTCCTCCTCTTGCGCGTGCCCTGCCTGTGCCGGCTGCGGCCCCGCGTGCTGCGGCGGTGTCCCTCGCCCTCGCTGCTGCCTGTGTTCATGA
- the LOC123088509 gene encoding protein REVEILLE 8 isoform X5 — MAAVMESSSVPGVDGGEGAEGRVRKPYTITKSRESWTDPEHDKFIEALLLFDRDWRKIEAFVGSKTVIQIRSHAQKYFLKVQKNGTGEHLPPPRPKRKAAHPYPHNKASKKAPEVDLPQQPPHVVEQGRVIPMDAPTVATNSSANEDTFPSWDDVLTQPYSPRHTQDLGAANNSSSSIECQSGTWPASDAIGQEIWPTSDAIEQEIVLPALHAMPDFAQVYNFLGGVFDPDTTGHLQKLREMDPIDAETVLQLMKNLSVNLSSPDFETHLSIQHP; from the exons ATGGCGGCGGTGATGGAGTCGTCGTCGGTGCCCggcgtggacggcggcgagggTGCGGAGGGGAGGGTGCGGAAGCCCTACACCATCACCAAGTCGCGGGAGAGCTGGACCGACCCGGAGCACGACAAGTTCATCGAGGCGCTCCTCCT GTTCGATCGCGATTGGAGAAAGATCGAAGCATTTGTTGGCTCCAAGACAGTGATACAG ATCAGGAGCCATGCACAGAAGTACTTTCTGAAGGTTCAGAAGAATGGGACAGGTGAGCATCTGCCCCCACCTAGGCCGAAGAGGAAGGCGGCACACCCGTACCCACATAATAAAGCCTCAAAAAAGG CCCCTGAAGTCGACTTGCCACAGCAGCCTCCTCATGTCGTGGAGCAAGGGCGTGTTATACCTATGGATGCACCTACTGTCGCTACAAACTCAAGTGCAAACGAGGACACATTTCCTTCCTGGGACGATGTTCTTACCCAACCTTATAGCCCAAGACATACACAAG ACTTAGGCGCTGCAAATAATAGCTCTAGTAGCATAGAGTGCCAATCTGGAACTTGGCCAGCTTCTGATGCGATTGGGCAAGAAATTTGGCCAACTTCCGATGCGATTGAGCAAGAGATTGTACTTCCAGCATTGCATG CCATGCCAGACTTTGCTCAAGTATACAACTTTCTTGGGGGCGTATTTGATCCAGATACAACAGGACATTTGCAGAAGTTGAGAGAGATGGATCCTATAGATGCTGAAACG GTACTACAACTGATGAAAAATCTATCGGTAAACCTGTCTAGCCCGGACTTTGAGACACAC CTGAGCATACAGCACCCCTGA
- the LOC123088509 gene encoding protein REVEILLE 8 isoform X1, translating into MAAVMESSSVPGVDGGEGAEGRVRKPYTITKSRESWTDPEHDKFIEALLLFDRDWRKIEAFVGSKTVIQFCWQIRSHAQKYFLKVQKNGTGEHLPPPRPKRKAAHPYPHNKASKKAPEVDLPQQPPHVVEQGRVIPMDAPTVATNSSANEDTFPSWDDVLTQPYSPRHTQDLGAANNSSSSIECQSGTWPASDAIGQEIWPTSDAIEQEIVLPALHAMPDFAQVYNFLGGVFDPDTTGHLQKLREMDPIDAETVLQLMKNLSVNLSSPDFETHRRMLSSHGGGMGQARHESVGDPGSLLRPFAFHSCNL; encoded by the exons ATGGCGGCGGTGATGGAGTCGTCGTCGGTGCCCggcgtggacggcggcgagggTGCGGAGGGGAGGGTGCGGAAGCCCTACACCATCACCAAGTCGCGGGAGAGCTGGACCGACCCGGAGCACGACAAGTTCATCGAGGCGCTCCTCCT GTTCGATCGCGATTGGAGAAAGATCGAAGCATTTGTTGGCTCCAAGACAGTGATACAG TTCTGTTGGCAGATCAGGAGCCATGCACAGAAGTACTTTCTGAAGGTTCAGAAGAATGGGACAGGTGAGCATCTGCCCCCACCTAGGCCGAAGAGGAAGGCGGCACACCCGTACCCACATAATAAAGCCTCAAAAAAGG CCCCTGAAGTCGACTTGCCACAGCAGCCTCCTCATGTCGTGGAGCAAGGGCGTGTTATACCTATGGATGCACCTACTGTCGCTACAAACTCAAGTGCAAACGAGGACACATTTCCTTCCTGGGACGATGTTCTTACCCAACCTTATAGCCCAAGACATACACAAG ACTTAGGCGCTGCAAATAATAGCTCTAGTAGCATAGAGTGCCAATCTGGAACTTGGCCAGCTTCTGATGCGATTGGGCAAGAAATTTGGCCAACTTCCGATGCGATTGAGCAAGAGATTGTACTTCCAGCATTGCATG CCATGCCAGACTTTGCTCAAGTATACAACTTTCTTGGGGGCGTATTTGATCCAGATACAACAGGACATTTGCAGAAGTTGAGAGAGATGGATCCTATAGATGCTGAAACG GTACTACAACTGATGAAAAATCTATCGGTAAACCTGTCTAGCCCGGACTTTGAGACACAC AGGAGGATGCTCTCGTCGCACGGTGGCGGCATGGGCCAAGCCAGGCACGAGAGCGTAGGAGATCCGGGGTCTCTACTCAGACCCTTCGCGTTCCATTCATGTAATCTCTAG
- the LOC123088509 gene encoding protein REVEILLE 8 isoform X2, which produces MAAVMESSSVPGVDGGEGAEGRVRKPYTITKSRESWTDPEHDKFIEALLLFDRDWRKIEAFVGSKTVIQFCWQIRSHAQKYFLKVQKNGTGEHLPPPRPKRKAAHPYPHNKASKKAPEVDLPQQPPHVVEQGRVIPMDAPTVATNSSANEDTFPSWDDVLTQPYSPRHTQDLGAANNSSSSIECQSGTWPASDAIGQEIWPTSDAIEQEIVLPALHAMPDFAQVYNFLGGVFDPDTTGHLQKLREMDPIDAETVLQLMKNLSVNLSSPDFETHRRMLSSHGGGMGQARHESVGDPGSLLRPFAFHSW; this is translated from the exons ATGGCGGCGGTGATGGAGTCGTCGTCGGTGCCCggcgtggacggcggcgagggTGCGGAGGGGAGGGTGCGGAAGCCCTACACCATCACCAAGTCGCGGGAGAGCTGGACCGACCCGGAGCACGACAAGTTCATCGAGGCGCTCCTCCT GTTCGATCGCGATTGGAGAAAGATCGAAGCATTTGTTGGCTCCAAGACAGTGATACAG TTCTGTTGGCAGATCAGGAGCCATGCACAGAAGTACTTTCTGAAGGTTCAGAAGAATGGGACAGGTGAGCATCTGCCCCCACCTAGGCCGAAGAGGAAGGCGGCACACCCGTACCCACATAATAAAGCCTCAAAAAAGG CCCCTGAAGTCGACTTGCCACAGCAGCCTCCTCATGTCGTGGAGCAAGGGCGTGTTATACCTATGGATGCACCTACTGTCGCTACAAACTCAAGTGCAAACGAGGACACATTTCCTTCCTGGGACGATGTTCTTACCCAACCTTATAGCCCAAGACATACACAAG ACTTAGGCGCTGCAAATAATAGCTCTAGTAGCATAGAGTGCCAATCTGGAACTTGGCCAGCTTCTGATGCGATTGGGCAAGAAATTTGGCCAACTTCCGATGCGATTGAGCAAGAGATTGTACTTCCAGCATTGCATG CCATGCCAGACTTTGCTCAAGTATACAACTTTCTTGGGGGCGTATTTGATCCAGATACAACAGGACATTTGCAGAAGTTGAGAGAGATGGATCCTATAGATGCTGAAACG GTACTACAACTGATGAAAAATCTATCGGTAAACCTGTCTAGCCCGGACTTTGAGACACAC AGGAGGATGCTCTCGTCGCACGGTGGCGGCATGGGCCAAGCCAGGCACGAGAGCGTAGGAGATCCGGGGTCTCTACTCAGACCCTTCGCGTTCCATTCAT GGTAA
- the LOC123088509 gene encoding protein REVEILLE 8 isoform X4, whose product MAAVMESSSVPGVDGGEGAEGRVRKPYTITKSRESWTDPEHDKFIEALLLFDRDWRKIEAFVGSKTVIQFCWQIRSHAQKYFLKVQKNGTGEHLPPPRPKRKAAHPYPHNKASKKAPEVDLPQQPPHVVEQGRVIPMDAPTVATNSSANEDTFPSWDDVLTQPYSPRHTQDLGAANNSSSSIECQSGTWPASDAIGQEIWPTSDAIEQEIVLPALHAMPDFAQVYNFLGGVFDPDTTGHLQKLREMDPIDAETVLQLMKNLSVNLSSPDFETHRRMLSSHGGGMGQARHESVGDPGVRSR is encoded by the exons ATGGCGGCGGTGATGGAGTCGTCGTCGGTGCCCggcgtggacggcggcgagggTGCGGAGGGGAGGGTGCGGAAGCCCTACACCATCACCAAGTCGCGGGAGAGCTGGACCGACCCGGAGCACGACAAGTTCATCGAGGCGCTCCTCCT GTTCGATCGCGATTGGAGAAAGATCGAAGCATTTGTTGGCTCCAAGACAGTGATACAG TTCTGTTGGCAGATCAGGAGCCATGCACAGAAGTACTTTCTGAAGGTTCAGAAGAATGGGACAGGTGAGCATCTGCCCCCACCTAGGCCGAAGAGGAAGGCGGCACACCCGTACCCACATAATAAAGCCTCAAAAAAGG CCCCTGAAGTCGACTTGCCACAGCAGCCTCCTCATGTCGTGGAGCAAGGGCGTGTTATACCTATGGATGCACCTACTGTCGCTACAAACTCAAGTGCAAACGAGGACACATTTCCTTCCTGGGACGATGTTCTTACCCAACCTTATAGCCCAAGACATACACAAG ACTTAGGCGCTGCAAATAATAGCTCTAGTAGCATAGAGTGCCAATCTGGAACTTGGCCAGCTTCTGATGCGATTGGGCAAGAAATTTGGCCAACTTCCGATGCGATTGAGCAAGAGATTGTACTTCCAGCATTGCATG CCATGCCAGACTTTGCTCAAGTATACAACTTTCTTGGGGGCGTATTTGATCCAGATACAACAGGACATTTGCAGAAGTTGAGAGAGATGGATCCTATAGATGCTGAAACG GTACTACAACTGATGAAAAATCTATCGGTAAACCTGTCTAGCCCGGACTTTGAGACACAC AGGAGGATGCTCTCGTCGCACGGTGGCGGCATGGGCCAAGCCAGGCACGAGAGCGTAGGAGATCCGGG GGTAAGGAGCAGATGA
- the LOC123088509 gene encoding protein REVEILLE 8 isoform X3 — MAAVMESSSVPGVDGGEGAEGRVRKPYTITKSRESWTDPEHDKFIEALLLFDRDWRKIEAFVGSKTVIQIRSHAQKYFLKVQKNGTGEHLPPPRPKRKAAHPYPHNKASKKAPEVDLPQQPPHVVEQGRVIPMDAPTVATNSSANEDTFPSWDDVLTQPYSPRHTQDLGAANNSSSSIECQSGTWPASDAIGQEIWPTSDAIEQEIVLPALHAMPDFAQVYNFLGGVFDPDTTGHLQKLREMDPIDAETVLQLMKNLSVNLSSPDFETHRRMLSSHGGGMGQARHESVGDPGSLLRPFAFHSCNL; from the exons ATGGCGGCGGTGATGGAGTCGTCGTCGGTGCCCggcgtggacggcggcgagggTGCGGAGGGGAGGGTGCGGAAGCCCTACACCATCACCAAGTCGCGGGAGAGCTGGACCGACCCGGAGCACGACAAGTTCATCGAGGCGCTCCTCCT GTTCGATCGCGATTGGAGAAAGATCGAAGCATTTGTTGGCTCCAAGACAGTGATACAG ATCAGGAGCCATGCACAGAAGTACTTTCTGAAGGTTCAGAAGAATGGGACAGGTGAGCATCTGCCCCCACCTAGGCCGAAGAGGAAGGCGGCACACCCGTACCCACATAATAAAGCCTCAAAAAAGG CCCCTGAAGTCGACTTGCCACAGCAGCCTCCTCATGTCGTGGAGCAAGGGCGTGTTATACCTATGGATGCACCTACTGTCGCTACAAACTCAAGTGCAAACGAGGACACATTTCCTTCCTGGGACGATGTTCTTACCCAACCTTATAGCCCAAGACATACACAAG ACTTAGGCGCTGCAAATAATAGCTCTAGTAGCATAGAGTGCCAATCTGGAACTTGGCCAGCTTCTGATGCGATTGGGCAAGAAATTTGGCCAACTTCCGATGCGATTGAGCAAGAGATTGTACTTCCAGCATTGCATG CCATGCCAGACTTTGCTCAAGTATACAACTTTCTTGGGGGCGTATTTGATCCAGATACAACAGGACATTTGCAGAAGTTGAGAGAGATGGATCCTATAGATGCTGAAACG GTACTACAACTGATGAAAAATCTATCGGTAAACCTGTCTAGCCCGGACTTTGAGACACAC AGGAGGATGCTCTCGTCGCACGGTGGCGGCATGGGCCAAGCCAGGCACGAGAGCGTAGGAGATCCGGGGTCTCTACTCAGACCCTTCGCGTTCCATTCATGTAATCTCTAG